A region of the Bdellovibrio sp. ArHS genome:
TGCCGAAGGTGCCGGAGAAATGTTCCGCGTAACGACACTGAAGCTGGATAAACCTCCGCGCAAAGAAGATGGCTCTATTGACAACAGCCAGGATTTTTTTGGCAAAGAAACTAATCTGACCGTCAGCGGACAGTTGAACGGTGAAACTTTCTGCGCAGCCTTCCGCAACATTTATACTTTCGGACCTACGTTCCGCGCCGAGAACTCCAACACCTCTCGCCATGCAGCAGAGTTCTGGATGATTGAACCGGAAATTGCATTTGCAGATCTGAATGCAGATATGGAATTGGGCGAAGAGATGATTAAGTACATCATTCGCTACGTCATGGAACAATGCCCTGAAGAGATGGAGTTCTTTAACCAATTTGTTGAAAAAGGTTTGTTTGATAAATTGAACAATGTTTTGAACAATGATTTTGGCCGAGTGACTTACACAGAGGCGATCGAAATTCTGCAAAAATCCGGTAAGAAATTTGAGTTCCCAGTTCAATGGGGTATCGACATGCAGTCTGAGCATGAACGATATCTGGCAGAAGAACATTTCAAAAAGCCCGTCTTCGTCACGGACTATCCTAAAGACATTAAAGCCTTCTATATGAAGTTGAATGCCGACGGCAAAACTGTGCGTGCAATGGATCTTTTGGCTCCCGGAATCGGCGAGATCATCGGCGGTTCTCAACGTGAAGACAATTTGGAGCTTCTAGAAAAACGCATGAAGGAAGTCGGCTTGCATCCTGAAGAATATTCTTTCTATACAGATTTGCGCCGCTACGGCAGCTTTCCGCATGCGGGCTTTGGCTTGGGTTTTGAGCGCATGATGATGTATCTCACAGGTATGACTAATATCCGCGATGTCATTCCTTTCCCACGCACGCCGAAGAATGCTTTGTTTTAATTCGCTAAGGGCCTCGTAAGAGGCCTTTTTTATTTCCCTAAAGTCCAGTTTCCCTTCTCCTAGCCTTTCGTTCGCCGCTTGATCTCCGAAGAGAACTTCAGGAGTCAATTTGAGATTATCTAAACGCTTGCTGCACATTTCTTTATCGGTTGCGATTTTCGCGTCGTCTGCGTTCGCGCAAAGACCTGAAGAGTTGCAAGAGCTTATCTTGACGGGTGATCTCTATGGTCGCTCGTCGGTCGACTTCAGAAAAAACGCTCGCAATATTCAATATTTGGTTCCGGAAGGTTCTGAAGGAACCGTCGTCGAAACACGCAAACTGAACCGCACCGGTTCGTATGGGATCAAAGTTCGTATCACGAAAGTCGCCGGCAAAGGTGGCAAAAACGTTCCGCAAGTGGGCGACGAAACCTGGGTTTATTTCTCGCAAAAAGACCCTTGGCTGACATTCAAAGACCGTCAGGGTTCTGAAGTGCAAGACCCGGAAGTAGCCCTTACTTCCCGCGCACGCAAAGATGGCGCCGGGTTGCCGGTTGAAGGAACTCAAGCGGCCCCTCATCTGCCCACCAAAGAAGAAGTTTTGCGTGAACAGAAGCCCGAGAAATCTGAAGATCCCAATTTAGCGAAGACCACTGATCCGAAAAAAACAGAGGGCGATTTCTGTGCAACGTGCGCCACTCAACAAAAAACACCGGCGGAAAGAAACCGGGCAGACTTGAGCAACGTCAGTCAGGAGGCCGTACAACGAAGTCCGGCAGTCCCTGATTCGAAATGGAGCAACTATCCGACGGTCGCAAAGTATTCGTCGAGCAAAGAAGTCGAAGCCTCCATTAAATATGGTATGCGCAACAAAGAACGTCGCTCAAAAAAACTTTGCTATCGTTACGTTAAACGGGCCCTTTTAGGGGGCGATCTGGTGAATGACTATCTTCCAGGCTCAAAAGCACGCTACGCTGTGGGCGATCTTAAACGCCGAGGCTTTACGAACATGCTTGAAGATCCACGCTTTAAAAATCTTATCAAAAGTCCCGCAGATGCGCCTAAAGGAGCTGTGCTGGTTTATCGCAACACACGCGACCGTAATCACGCAGGTCATGCGGAAATTAAAACCGACTGGGGTAAAAACGGTGGTTATGTCAGCGACTTCTATCGCTCGAACAATCAGCCACTTTACAACCGTGAACTTATTGGTGTGATGATTAAGGAGGACAAATGAGACCTCTTCTAGCTTTGTTTGTGGTTTCTTTTATCGCACTTTCGGTTTCGGCAACGACTCTTCAAGACTCTGTCCAAAAACTTCAGAATTTTTCCGCGAAAGATTTCGAAGGCGCCAAAGACGACGAAGCTGTCGCCGCGAAGACTCAGGAAATGCTCAAAACCGTTGAACAGACTGTGGAAGCAGCGCTGAACGGAAAAGAGAAAATCTCGAACGACGCTCTTAAGGAACTGGCGCGAGTCTCTGCTTTGACATTTGCTCACGACCCTTCAGAGGCCGCTTCGGAAATCTTATTGCCTTTGTACAAAAAAGAAAAAAAGGCTTTCGAAAAAGCCTTGAGGTCCCTACCTAAACAAGACGCAAAGGATTTGAAAGAATCCTTGAGGAACGCCGCCCGCGAAGAAGATGAAGGCAACGGTTGATTATACCGTTGCGATCTCGATAAAGGACTTCACTTCCAAAGAAGCCCCACCCACTAAAAATCCGTTTACATGAGGCTGCTGGATAAGACCCGCAGCATTGTCTGGCTTCACACTGCCGCCATAAAGAATCGGACTTTGTGCAAAATCCAGTTTCTGCAAAATACTGAATACATCCGTGTGGGTTTCCGCAACCTGTTCAGGAGTCGCAACCTTCCCTGTGCCGATCGCCCAAACGGGCTCGTAGGCAATAACCACGGGTTTGGTCTTATCGGCCTTCGCCAAGCCTTGCAGTAACTGAGTTTCACAAACGCGGAAGGTGTGTTTGGCTTCACGCTCTTCCAAAGTTTCGCCGATGCACAGCATGGGGATCAGCCCCAAACTTTGGGTGAAGGCCACCTTTTCCGCGATCATCGCATCGGTTTCGCCAAAAATCTTGCGGCGCTCGCTGTGCCCGATCAGGACATAACTTCCCCCCAGATCCTTCACAACTTGCGCCGAGTTTTCACCGGTAAAGGCACCCTGTGCTTGAAAGTAGGCATTCTGAACGCCCCACTTGATATTCGTGCCTTGCAGGCTGGCGCTTGTGGCCTCTAAAGAAATCGCTGGCGGAAAAAACACCACTTCACCAGTGGCTCTTCCGCTCACCTCTTTGAATTGCGCGAAGAACTCGCGAGTTTCTTTAGGAGATTTGAAAAGCTTCCAGTTCGCAGCAAAGATTTTTTTCATCACGGCCCCCTATTTAAAAAATTGAACCAGCAACATCACCGAAGAGCCGAGCATCACCACGCCCGTCAAAGTCATTCCTAAGGTTCGACCTCGACTGACCGAGCGAGACCCCCAAAGCCCCCACGCATGCGCCACTCGGGAAAGAATCAACAGAATCCAATAAGTATGAAGGAAAACTGGCGTGGCTTTATTGAACTCTAGAACAATCAAGATCAATGACAAAAAAGGCACGTATTCACCGAAATTTCCGTGAATACGTATAACCTGTTCCATCAAGGGGTTTTGCCCCGACCCTAATCCCACTCGGTGTTTCCAACGATTGCGGATCACGTTTACGGTCAAGGCAAAGTACATCAGAACCAAAATGCTCAGATAAGGAAGCGCAATATGGATCTGAGAAGAAAAAAGATTCATGACTATCTTTTCAATCTCAGGATTTCAAGCCCCGGAAGTTTGTCGCCTTGAAGGTATTCAAGAGACGCCCCGCCACCAGTTGAAATATGAGTCATCTTGTCAGCAAAGCCCGACGCTTCCGCCGCGGCTGCCGAGTCCCCGCCGCCAACAATCTTCACCGCGTTGCTTTCCGCAATGGCCTGAGCCACACCGAAAGTTCCTTTGGCAAAGGCTGGCGTTTCAAAAACGCCCATAGGGCCGTTCCAGAAAATAGTTCCGGCTTCGCGCAAAGCTGTCGCATAGTTTTGGATAGTTTTAGGACCAATATCCACCGCCAACTCATCGTCAGGGATGACAACATCTTTGGTCGTGCGCGCGCTTGCTGTATCACCGAATGACTTTGTCGTGACATGGTCGACGGGCAACAGAATAGTTTTGTTGCGAGCTTCGATACGCTCGATCATTTCTTTTGCATACTTCAGTTTGTCGTTTTCAACCAATGATTTCCCGACAGAAATTCCTTGGGCCTTTAAGAAAGTGTACGCCATCGCGCCACCGATGATGAAGCCATCAACGACATCCATCAATCTTTCGATAACCGCAATTTTGTCGGAAACTTTGGAACCGCCCATTAAAGCCAAGTAAGGACGCTTTGGATTCTGTAAAAGAGAATCCAACATCGTGATCTCTTTTTCGATCAAAAAGCCAATGCCTTTATCCTTCATCACTGAAGGCAAAGCATGAATGGTCGCATGCGCGCGGTGCGAGGCCCCGAAAGCATCGTTGATATAGATATCACTGTAGTTGGCAATTTTTTGCGCAAACTCTACAGAGTCTTTGGTTTCTCCCGCCTCGAAACGCACGTTTTCAAGCAGGATCAACTGATTCTTTTTCAATGATTGCAGAAGATGTTTGGGAGCATCTGAATCCGGATCCTCAACCAAAATAACTTCCGCGCTAAGAAGCTCTTGCAGGCGCTTCGCCACAGGCTCTAGCGAAAACTCTTTGTCTTCCTTTGTTTTAGGACGTCCCAAATGAGAAGCCATCACCAGTTTTGCACCTTTTTCCATGCAATACTTGATCGTCGGCAAAGACGCCGTGATGCGGTTCTCATCTGTGATCTTGCCGTTTTCCATAGGCACATTCAAATCCAGACGCAGGAAAACCACTTTGCCTTCAAGTTCAAAATCGCGCACTGTTTTAATGCCTTTTAGACCATTAGCCATTCCATATCCTTTATTACTTCAATTGCGGCGCCTGACCGACGCCTCCACTGCCGCCAGACCTTAGAGTCCTTTTTTTGCCATGTAGTGAGCCACGTCCACCATGCGATTTGAGAAGCCCGTCTCGTTATCATACCAAGAAAGAACTTTCACCATACGAGGACCGACAACCATTGTCGAAGCCAAGTCGACGATAGAAGAATGTTTATTGCCATTGAAGTCGACGCTGACAAGTTCGTTGTGTTCAACCGCCAAAACACCTTTTAAAGCGCCTTGAGAAGCCGCAATCAAGGCTTCGTTCACTGACTCTTTCGTCACGTCCTTTTTTGCTGTGAAGGTGAAATCTACAAGAGAAACATTCGGAGTTGGCACACGAATAGAGATACCGTCAATACGGCCTTTCAATTCAGGCAGAACCAAGCCCACGTTCTTTGCGGCACCGGTCGTCGTCGGAATCATGCTCACGGCAGCGGCACGGGCACGACGCAAGTCCTTGTGAGGAGCGTCCAGGATTTTTTGATCATTCGTATAAGAGTGAACTGTCATCATGGTGCCGTGCTCGATACCGAAAGACTCGTTAAGAACTTTCGCCAATGGCGCTAGACAGTTCGTGGTGCAAGAAGCGTTAGAAACCACGTGGTGTTTTGCCGGGTCGTATGACTCATGGTTGATACCATAAACCATTGTCAAATCCGCCCCTTTTTCCGCAGGGCCTGAAACCAGAACGCGTTTCGCTCCACCAGTGATGTGTTGCATGAACTCAGCTTTATCTTTGAAAGCTCCCGTACATTCTAAAACCAGGTCAACGCCCCAGTCTTTCCAAGGAATCTCTGCGGGATTGCGTGTTTTAGAAACATGGATCTTTTTGCCGTTAACAACTAAGTCGTGGCCTTGAACCGAAACTTCCGCAGGGAAGATGCCGTGGGCAGAGTCGTACTTCAAAAGATGCGCATTTCCTTCAATGCTATCCAAAGAATTGATTCCGACTACTTCAAATTGTTCAAAACCTGCACGGAATAGAACGCGACCGATACGACCAAAACCGTTGATACCAACACGCAATTTAGACATGAGTGAGCTCCTTATTTTTAAACCCACTCACTATCGACTTTTAGAGACAAAAAAGCCAGTCTAGACACTCTTGGTCATAGACTGGCGTCGAGGAAGCTAGTAGCTCCGAATTGGCACTAGTAGCGAGAACCACTCAGTGACGGATAAGCCTCATTGGAGATCGCCTTCACAATAAGATCCGCACTTCCGCCCATAGACTCGGCGCGAAGATCAATCACTTGGACGCGGTCGCGAGAGTTCAATCTCTCTGAAATGACAGCGCCACCAGAATAGATCGTGCCTGTTTGAGTCAATTGACGGATCTGGATGCGCTCATTTCTATCCGTGTAAAGAACTGCTTCGTGGATTTTTAATCCCGCCGCCAAAGCATGAACTTCGATCTGTTCCAAAGACAATGGTTGTCTTAAAGTCACACGCACCCATTCACCACCCGTACGACGAGTCACATTCA
Encoded here:
- the asnS gene encoding asparagine--tRNA ligase → METTLVKSLFRDTEKYLDKEVHLSGWVRKIRDQKNFGFIELNDGTFFKGVQVVFDTNLANFEEVAKLSISSSILVVGKVVKSQGAGQSFEVMANKVEIVQKADLDYPLQNKRHSFEFLREIAHLRSRTNTFSAVFRVRSVLAYAIHKFFNEQGFVYVHTPIITGSDAEGAGEMFRVTTLKLDKPPRKEDGSIDNSQDFFGKETNLTVSGQLNGETFCAAFRNIYTFGPTFRAENSNTSRHAAEFWMIEPEIAFADLNADMELGEEMIKYIIRYVMEQCPEEMEFFNQFVEKGLFDKLNNVLNNDFGRVTYTEAIEILQKSGKKFEFPVQWGIDMQSEHERYLAEEHFKKPVFVTDYPKDIKAFYMKLNADGKTVRAMDLLAPGIGEIIGGSQREDNLELLEKRMKEVGLHPEEYSFYTDLRRYGSFPHAGFGLGFERMMMYLTGMTNIRDVIPFPRTPKNALF
- the tpiA gene encoding triose-phosphate isomerase — encoded protein: MKKIFAANWKLFKSPKETREFFAQFKEVSGRATGEVVFFPPAISLEATSASLQGTNIKWGVQNAYFQAQGAFTGENSAQVVKDLGGSYVLIGHSERRKIFGETDAMIAEKVAFTQSLGLIPMLCIGETLEEREAKHTFRVCETQLLQGLAKADKTKPVVIAYEPVWAIGTGKVATPEQVAETHTDVFSILQKLDFAQSPILYGGSVKPDNAAGLIQQPHVNGFLVGGASLEVKSFIEIATV
- a CDS encoding MAPEG family protein; amino-acid sequence: MNLFSSQIHIALPYLSILVLMYFALTVNVIRNRWKHRVGLGSGQNPLMEQVIRIHGNFGEYVPFLSLILIVLEFNKATPVFLHTYWILLILSRVAHAWGLWGSRSVSRGRTLGMTLTGVVMLGSSVMLLVQFFK
- a CDS encoding phosphoglycerate kinase, translated to MANGLKGIKTVRDFELEGKVVFLRLDLNVPMENGKITDENRITASLPTIKYCMEKGAKLVMASHLGRPKTKEDKEFSLEPVAKRLQELLSAEVILVEDPDSDAPKHLLQSLKKNQLILLENVRFEAGETKDSVEFAQKIANYSDIYINDAFGASHRAHATIHALPSVMKDKGIGFLIEKEITMLDSLLQNPKRPYLALMGGSKVSDKIAVIERLMDVVDGFIIGGAMAYTFLKAQGISVGKSLVENDKLKYAKEMIERIEARNKTILLPVDHVTTKSFGDTASARTTKDVVIPDDELAVDIGPKTIQNYATALREAGTIFWNGPMGVFETPAFAKGTFGVAQAIAESNAVKIVGGGDSAAAAEASGFADKMTHISTGGGASLEYLQGDKLPGLEILRLKR
- the gap gene encoding type I glyceraldehyde-3-phosphate dehydrogenase, which gives rise to MSKLRVGINGFGRIGRVLFRAGFEQFEVVGINSLDSIEGNAHLLKYDSAHGIFPAEVSVQGHDLVVNGKKIHVSKTRNPAEIPWKDWGVDLVLECTGAFKDKAEFMQHITGGAKRVLVSGPAEKGADLTMVYGINHESYDPAKHHVVSNASCTTNCLAPLAKVLNESFGIEHGTMMTVHSYTNDQKILDAPHKDLRRARAAAVSMIPTTTGAAKNVGLVLPELKGRIDGISIRVPTPNVSLVDFTFTAKKDVTKESVNEALIAASQGALKGVLAVEHNELVSVDFNGNKHSSIVDLASTMVVGPRMVKVLSWYDNETGFSNRMVDVAHYMAKKGL